One part of the Streptomyces lienomycini genome encodes these proteins:
- a CDS encoding MarR family transcriptional regulator — protein MTDPGTEMEIVHLLRAVTVELGAHSARFAQRNGMHPTDVRALIVLMDAARADEAMTAGRLGAALGLNSAGATALVDRLERAGHVRRVRDARDRRRVTVEVDERAVGLGQAHFGPLIGRAVELLRGYDARELAAIRGFLTGVREAAEEGGAGHRDPARPREPHHNDAG, from the coding sequence ATGACCGACCCCGGGACGGAGATGGAGATCGTCCATCTGCTGCGCGCGGTCACCGTCGAACTGGGGGCGCACAGCGCCCGGTTCGCGCAGCGCAACGGCATGCACCCCACCGACGTCCGCGCGCTCATCGTGCTCATGGACGCCGCGCGGGCCGACGAGGCGATGACCGCCGGCCGCCTGGGTGCCGCGCTCGGGCTGAACTCCGCGGGGGCGACGGCGCTGGTCGACCGGCTGGAGCGGGCCGGTCACGTGCGCCGGGTGCGCGACGCACGGGACCGGCGCAGGGTCACCGTCGAGGTGGACGAGCGGGCCGTCGGCCTGGGCCAGGCCCACTTCGGGCCGCTGATCGGGCGTGCGGTGGAACTGCTGCGCGGGTACGACGCGCGGGAACTGGCGGCGATCAGGGGCTTCCTGACCGGAGTGCGGGAGGCGGCCGAGGAGGGCGGGGCCGGGCACCGCGACCCCGCACGGCCCCGTGAACCGCACCACAACGACGCCGGGTAA
- a CDS encoding winged helix-turn-helix domain-containing protein — protein sequence MATTRSLSTVTLDSPTHAPGAAPSALPGAGGPRHRLRAVDRDEVVDVADLLPPGATWMPAPQHTLPALPGRPPMVGYLVLVPADRQPPFRPLGGTDPAPVGGADGARGQGGDPLVRIDAARRTAAVDGRELDLTYLEFELLAHLVTHPHRVHTRDQLVTTVWGYGHVGDGRTVDVHVARLRRKLGAEHRQTIQTVRRVGYKYTPPTGR from the coding sequence ATGGCGACCACCCGTTCCCTGTCCACCGTCACCCTCGACTCCCCCACCCACGCCCCCGGCGCCGCCCCCTCCGCCCTCCCGGGCGCCGGCGGCCCCCGGCACCGGCTGCGCGCCGTCGACCGGGACGAGGTGGTGGACGTCGCGGACCTGCTGCCGCCGGGCGCCACCTGGATGCCCGCACCCCAGCACACCCTGCCGGCGCTGCCGGGCCGGCCCCCGATGGTCGGATACCTGGTCCTCGTCCCCGCCGACCGGCAGCCGCCGTTCCGGCCACTGGGCGGGACCGACCCGGCGCCGGTGGGCGGCGCCGACGGTGCGCGGGGACAGGGCGGGGACCCGCTCGTCCGGATCGATGCCGCACGGCGCACCGCGGCCGTCGACGGACGCGAACTCGACCTGACCTACCTGGAGTTCGAACTGCTCGCCCATCTCGTGACCCACCCGCACCGGGTGCACACCCGCGATCAGCTGGTCACCACGGTGTGGGGCTACGGACATGTGGGCGACGGCCGCACCGTCGACGTGCACGTGGCCCGGCTGCGCCGCAAGCTCGGCGCGGAGCACCGGCAGACGATCCAGACCGTGCGGCGCGTCGGCTACAAGTACACGCCGCCCACCGGACGCTGA
- a CDS encoding SCO2583/SCO2584 N-terminal domain-containing protein produces MPDRNDEEREYDLRWADGAEHKEPSARARMLAARWKENPPGPVPFRADPEHVRSGRRSSWVSTAVVLGCVAAVIVLLGYVNFRAPY; encoded by the coding sequence ATGCCGGACCGGAACGACGAGGAGCGCGAGTACGACCTGAGGTGGGCCGACGGTGCCGAGCACAAGGAGCCCTCGGCGCGCGCCCGCATGCTGGCCGCGCGCTGGAAGGAGAACCCTCCCGGGCCGGTCCCCTTCCGCGCCGATCCCGAGCACGTGCGCTCCGGGCGCCGGTCGTCGTGGGTGTCCACGGCCGTGGTGCTGGGCTGCGTGGCCGCGGTGATCGTGCTGCTCGGATACGTCAACTTCCGGGCGCCCTACTAG
- a CDS encoding SDR family oxidoreductase, producing MRLLVLGGTEFVGRAVVEAALGRGWEVTVLHRGRHAPPPGVRALHGDRTAPDGLAALARGTWDAVVDTWSAAPRAVRDAARLLRGRAGRYVYVSSCSVYAWAPPAGYAEDAPLVEGASADAGRRDYARDKRGAELAVLDAFGADRSVLVRAGLILGPYENVGRLPWWLDRVARGGPVLAPGPRELPLQYVDVRDLADWTLGAVERELSGPYNLASPPGHATMGGLLDACAGATGGAAELRWTAPETVLAAGIEPWGQLPVWTPPGSDLHDALQSADVSRALATGLTCRSVGDTVTDTWAWLRGIGGTAPRRPDRPPVGLDAETEAKVLAADGPGGGVSGTTP from the coding sequence ATGAGGCTACTGGTGCTGGGCGGTACGGAGTTCGTGGGGCGGGCCGTGGTCGAGGCGGCGCTCGGCCGCGGCTGGGAGGTGACCGTCCTGCACCGCGGGCGGCACGCCCCGCCGCCGGGGGTGCGGGCGTTGCACGGCGACCGCACCGCGCCCGACGGGCTCGCCGCCCTGGCCCGGGGCACCTGGGACGCCGTCGTCGACACCTGGTCGGCGGCGCCCCGCGCCGTACGGGACGCGGCGCGGCTGCTGCGGGGCCGCGCCGGACGGTACGTGTACGTGTCAAGCTGCTCGGTGTACGCCTGGGCCCCGCCCGCCGGGTACGCCGAGGACGCCCCGCTCGTCGAGGGCGCCTCGGCGGACGCCGGCCGGCGCGACTACGCCCGGGACAAGCGGGGCGCCGAGCTGGCCGTCCTGGACGCCTTCGGCGCGGACCGCTCGGTGCTCGTGCGGGCCGGGCTGATCCTCGGTCCGTACGAGAACGTCGGCCGGCTGCCGTGGTGGCTGGACCGCGTCGCCCGCGGCGGCCCCGTCCTGGCCCCGGGCCCGCGTGAGCTGCCCCTGCAGTACGTCGACGTCCGCGACCTCGCCGACTGGACGCTCGGCGCGGTCGAGCGGGAGCTGAGCGGACCGTACAACCTGGCCTCGCCGCCGGGGCACGCCACCATGGGCGGCCTGCTCGACGCCTGCGCGGGAGCCACCGGCGGCGCGGCGGAGCTGCGGTGGACCGCGCCCGAGACGGTCCTCGCCGCCGGCATCGAGCCGTGGGGGCAGCTGCCGGTGTGGACGCCGCCGGGCAGCGACCTGCACGACGCCCTGCAGAGCGCGGACGTCTCCCGCGCCCTGGCGACGGGGCTCACCTGCCGTTCGGTGGGCGACACCGTCACCGACACCTGGGCCTGGCTGCGCGGCATCGGCGGCACGGCGCCCCGGCGCCCGGACCGGCCGCCGGTCGGCCTGGACGCGGAGACGGAGGCGAAGGTCCTCGCCGCCGACGGGCCCGGCGGGGGTGTATCTGGCACCACCCCCTGA
- the pspAB gene encoding PspA-associated protein PspAB: MGLLDILLGRSRPVAPDLDRLFALPSAAVSLEAAAGFTPTGRGAVCFATVEGAAFERTHREIRALLDADAGRTPVELTHDSYGYSWLVSHRSPGELPELVNDLHAVNSTLEGGGFGPRLLCSLAGFADDDGRPLALVYLYKRGTFYPFAPLPGGREQRDNALELRIRSVLAGELPVEGDLGRWFPVWGAPGL; the protein is encoded by the coding sequence ATGGGGCTGCTGGACATTCTGCTCGGCCGGTCCAGGCCGGTGGCGCCCGACCTGGACCGTCTCTTCGCGCTGCCGTCGGCGGCGGTGAGCCTGGAGGCCGCGGCCGGGTTCACGCCGACCGGGCGGGGCGCGGTGTGCTTCGCCACGGTCGAGGGCGCCGCCTTCGAGCGCACGCACCGCGAGATCCGCGCCCTGCTGGACGCCGACGCCGGCCGGACCCCGGTGGAGCTGACCCACGACTCCTACGGCTACTCCTGGCTCGTCTCGCACCGCTCCCCGGGCGAGCTGCCGGAGCTGGTGAACGACCTGCACGCGGTGAACAGCACCCTGGAAGGGGGCGGTTTCGGCCCGCGGCTGCTCTGCTCGCTGGCGGGTTTCGCGGACGACGACGGGCGCCCGCTCGCCCTGGTCTACCTCTACAAGCGCGGCACGTTCTACCCCTTCGCGCCGCTGCCCGGCGGCCGGGAGCAGCGGGACAACGCGCTGGAGCTGCGGATTCGGTCGGTGCTCGCCGGTGAACTGCCGGTGGAGGGCGACCTGGGCCGCTGGTTCCCCGTGTGGGGGGCGCCCGGACTGTGA
- the glnII gene encoding glutamine synthetase has product MTFKAEYIWIDGTEPTAKLRSKTKIITDAPAGLDALPVWGFDGSSTNQAEGGSSDCVLKPVFSCPDPLRGGDDILVLCEVLDTDLTPHPSNTRAELAEVSERFAAQEPVFGIEQEYTFFKGARPLGFPEGGFPAAQGGYYCGVGSDEIFGRDVVEAHLENCLKAGLGISGINAEVMPGQWEFQVGPLAPLDVSDQLWVARWLLYRTAEDFEVSATLDPKPVKGDWNGAGAHTNFSTRAMREGPEGYAAIITAAESLGEGSKPMDHVKNYGAGIDDRLTGLHETAPWNEYSYGVSDRGASVRIPWQVEKDGKGYIEDRRPNANVDPYVVTRLLVDTCCAALEKAGQV; this is encoded by the coding sequence GTGACCTTCAAGGCTGAGTACATCTGGATCGACGGCACCGAGCCGACGGCCAAGCTCCGTTCCAAGACGAAGATCATCACGGACGCCCCCGCCGGCCTGGACGCCCTGCCGGTCTGGGGCTTCGACGGCTCCTCCACCAACCAGGCCGAGGGCGGCTCCTCGGACTGCGTGCTGAAGCCGGTCTTCTCCTGCCCCGACCCGCTCCGCGGCGGCGACGACATCCTGGTGCTGTGCGAGGTCCTGGACACGGACCTGACGCCGCACCCCAGCAACACCCGCGCCGAACTGGCCGAGGTGTCGGAGCGCTTCGCCGCGCAGGAGCCGGTCTTCGGCATCGAGCAGGAGTACACGTTCTTCAAGGGCGCCCGCCCGCTCGGCTTCCCCGAGGGCGGCTTCCCGGCCGCGCAGGGCGGCTACTACTGCGGTGTCGGCTCGGACGAGATCTTCGGCCGCGACGTCGTCGAGGCCCACCTGGAGAACTGCCTGAAGGCCGGTCTCGGCATCTCCGGCATCAACGCCGAGGTCATGCCCGGCCAGTGGGAGTTCCAGGTCGGCCCGCTGGCCCCGCTGGACGTCTCCGACCAGCTGTGGGTGGCCCGCTGGCTGCTCTACCGCACGGCCGAGGACTTCGAGGTCTCCGCCACCCTCGACCCCAAGCCGGTCAAGGGCGACTGGAACGGCGCGGGCGCGCACACCAACTTCTCCACCAGGGCGATGCGCGAAGGACCCGAGGGGTATGCCGCGATCATCACCGCCGCCGAGTCCCTCGGTGAGGGCTCCAAGCCGATGGACCACGTCAAGAACTACGGCGCCGGCATCGACGACCGCCTCACCGGCCTGCACGAGACCGCCCCGTGGAACGAGTACTCCTACGGCGTCTCCGACCGCGGTGCCTCGGTGCGCATCCCGTGGCAGGTCGAGAAGGACGGCAAGGGCTACATCGAGGACCGCCGCCCCAACGCCAACGTCGACCCGTACGTGGTGACGCGGCTGCTCGTCGACACCTGCTGCGCGGCGCTGGAGAAGGCCGGCCAGGTCTGA
- the glnA gene encoding type I glutamate--ammonia ligase, with the protein MFQNADDAKKFIADEDVKFVDVRFCDLPGVMQHFTLPAEAFDPDDEQAFDGSSIRGFQAIHESDMSLRPDLSTARIDPFRRDKTLNINFFIHDPITGEQYSRDPRNVAKKAEAYLASTGIADTAYFGPEAEFYVFDSVRFATRENESFYHIDSEAGAWNTGALEDNRGYKVRYKGGYFPVPPVDHFADLRAEMSLELQQSGLQLERLHHEVGTAGQAEINYRFNTLLAAADDLMLFKYIVKNVAWRNGKTATFMPKPIFGDNGSGMHVHQSLWTGGEPLFYDEQGYAGLSDTARYYIGGILKHAPSLLAFTNPTVNSYHRLVPGFEAPVNLVYSQRNRSAAMRIPITGSNPKAKRVEFRAPDASGNPYLAFSALLLAGLDGIKNKIEPAEPIDKDLYELAPEEHANVAQVPTSLGAVLDRLEADHEFLLQGDVFTPDLIETWIDFKRANEIAPLQLRPHPHEFEMYFDV; encoded by the coding sequence GTTCATCGCGGACGAGGACGTCAAGTTCGTCGACGTCCGGTTCTGCGACCTGCCGGGCGTCATGCAGCACTTCACGTTGCCCGCCGAGGCGTTCGACCCCGACGACGAGCAGGCCTTCGACGGATCCTCGATCCGCGGCTTCCAGGCCATCCACGAGTCGGACATGTCCCTGCGCCCCGACCTGTCCACCGCGCGCATCGACCCGTTCCGCCGGGACAAGACCCTCAACATCAACTTCTTCATCCACGACCCGATCACGGGCGAGCAGTACTCCCGCGACCCGCGGAACGTGGCGAAGAAGGCCGAGGCGTACCTGGCCTCCACGGGCATCGCCGACACGGCGTACTTCGGCCCGGAGGCGGAGTTCTACGTCTTCGACTCCGTCCGCTTCGCCACCCGCGAGAACGAGTCCTTCTACCACATCGACTCCGAGGCCGGCGCCTGGAACACCGGCGCGCTGGAGGACAACCGCGGCTACAAGGTCCGTTACAAGGGCGGCTACTTCCCGGTCCCGCCGGTCGACCACTTCGCCGACCTGCGCGCCGAGATGTCCCTGGAGCTGCAGCAGTCCGGCCTCCAGCTGGAGCGTCTGCACCACGAGGTGGGCACCGCCGGCCAGGCCGAGATCAACTACCGGTTCAACACGCTGCTCGCCGCCGCCGACGACCTGATGCTGTTCAAGTACATCGTCAAGAACGTGGCCTGGCGCAACGGCAAGACGGCGACCTTCATGCCGAAGCCGATCTTCGGTGACAACGGCTCGGGCATGCACGTCCACCAGTCGCTGTGGACGGGCGGCGAGCCGCTCTTCTACGACGAGCAGGGCTACGCGGGACTGTCGGACACCGCCCGCTACTACATCGGCGGCATCCTCAAGCACGCCCCGTCGCTGCTGGCCTTCACCAACCCGACGGTGAACTCCTACCACCGCCTGGTGCCGGGCTTCGAGGCGCCGGTGAACCTGGTGTACTCGCAGCGCAACCGCTCGGCCGCGATGCGTATCCCGATCACGGGTTCGAACCCGAAGGCCAAGCGCGTCGAGTTCCGCGCCCCGGACGCCTCCGGCAACCCGTACCTGGCGTTCTCGGCCCTGCTCCTCGCGGGCCTGGACGGCATCAAGAACAAGATCGAGCCGGCCGAGCCGATCGACAAGGACCTCTACGAGCTGGCTCCCGAGGAGCACGCGAACGTGGCGCAGGTCCCGACCTCCCTCGGCGCCGTCCTCGACCGTCTGGAGGCCGACCACGAGTTCCTGCTCCAGGGCGACGTGTTCACGCCGGACCTGATCGAGACGTGGATCGACTTCAAGCGCGCCAACGAGATCGCGCCGCTGCAGCTGCGTCCGCACCCGCACGAGTTCGAGATGTACTTCGACGTGTGA
- a CDS encoding alpha/beta fold hydrolase yields MSARGPYDAARFHDAYDKVMAKWPEGTGPVTVPTPFGDTHVHVSGPADGRPLVLLPGGGAATSASWYAQAAALSRTHRVHAVDLVGAPGRSTPAGERHPRTVADLTDWLDAVLDGLGIGETDLGGHSYGAWIALHHALHAPDRVRRLFLLDPTRCFAGFRAAYLLRALPMLLRPTPRRVRAFLDRETGATPLDADWLALQEAAVGFPERRPVTGPRPAPQALRALDLPVLVLVAANSGAHDPAEVAARARELLPRVRTAVLPDISHHALPQCAPAELGHRLADFLTAPGD; encoded by the coding sequence ATGAGCGCTCGCGGTCCGTACGACGCCGCACGTTTCCACGACGCCTACGACAAGGTCATGGCCAAATGGCCCGAGGGAACCGGGCCGGTGACGGTGCCCACCCCCTTCGGCGACACCCACGTCCACGTGAGTGGCCCGGCCGACGGCCGCCCCCTCGTACTGCTGCCGGGCGGCGGCGCGGCGACCTCCGCCTCCTGGTACGCCCAGGCGGCCGCGCTGTCCCGCACCCACCGCGTCCACGCCGTCGACCTGGTCGGCGCCCCCGGCCGCAGCACACCGGCCGGGGAGCGCCACCCCCGTACGGTCGCCGACCTCACCGACTGGCTGGACGCGGTCCTCGACGGCCTCGGCATCGGGGAGACGGACCTCGGCGGGCACTCCTACGGCGCCTGGATCGCCCTGCACCACGCCCTGCACGCACCCGACCGGGTACGCCGCCTGTTCCTCCTGGACCCGACCCGGTGCTTCGCCGGGTTCAGGGCGGCCTACCTGCTCCGGGCGCTGCCGATGCTGCTGCGGCCCACGCCCCGCCGGGTCCGTGCCTTCCTGGACCGGGAGACCGGCGCGACCCCGCTCGACGCCGACTGGCTCGCCCTCCAGGAGGCCGCCGTCGGCTTCCCCGAACGCAGGCCGGTGACCGGGCCGCGCCCCGCCCCGCAGGCGCTGCGCGCACTGGACCTCCCGGTCCTGGTGCTCGTGGCCGCGAACAGCGGGGCCCACGACCCGGCCGAGGTGGCGGCCCGGGCGCGCGAGCTGCTGCCCCGGGTGCGGACGGCCGTCCTGCCGGACATCTCCCATCACGCGCTGCCGCAGTGCGCGCCGGCCGAACTGGGCCACCGCCTCGCCGACTTCCTCACCGCGCCGGGCGACTGA
- the htpX gene encoding zinc metalloprotease HtpX, with amino-acid sequence MQSRFRSDRRLTVRMGITLFLLGLLYVGFVAALIAVLKSWVLVVVIVALVLGAQYWFSDRIALFAMRGRVVERDEYPELHGVVDRLAAMADMPKPVVAVSEMEMPNAFATGRNPDNAVVCVTSGLLRRLEPAELEGVLAHELSHVAHKDVAVITVASFLGVIAGLIVRFAFYSQLFGGRRDQNTMAVLAVVMGVSAAVYALSFLLIRALSRYRELAADRAAALLTGRPSALAAALTKVTGDIARIPTKDLRTAQAFNAFYFTPAFGSEPGISRFFATHPSLEQRLDQLGRISAELGEATAPGKA; translated from the coding sequence ATGCAGAGCCGCTTCCGGAGTGACCGGCGGTTGACCGTGCGCATGGGAATCACGCTGTTCCTGCTCGGTCTGCTGTACGTGGGGTTCGTCGCCGCGCTGATCGCGGTGCTGAAGTCCTGGGTGCTGGTCGTGGTGATCGTGGCGCTGGTGCTGGGGGCGCAGTACTGGTTCTCCGACCGGATCGCGCTGTTCGCGATGCGCGGCCGGGTCGTGGAGCGGGACGAGTACCCGGAGCTGCACGGGGTGGTGGACCGGCTGGCGGCGATGGCCGACATGCCGAAGCCGGTGGTCGCGGTGTCGGAGATGGAGATGCCGAACGCGTTCGCGACCGGCCGCAATCCGGACAACGCGGTGGTCTGCGTCACCTCCGGCCTGTTGCGGCGGCTGGAGCCCGCCGAGCTGGAGGGGGTGCTCGCGCACGAGCTGTCGCACGTGGCGCACAAGGACGTCGCGGTGATCACGGTGGCGTCCTTCCTCGGCGTGATCGCCGGACTGATCGTGCGCTTCGCCTTCTACTCGCAGCTCTTCGGCGGACGCCGGGACCAGAACACCATGGCCGTCCTGGCGGTCGTGATGGGTGTCTCCGCGGCCGTGTACGCGCTGAGTTTCCTGCTGATCCGGGCCCTGTCCCGGTACCGGGAGCTGGCGGCCGACCGCGCCGCCGCGCTGCTCACCGGGCGCCCCTCGGCCCTGGCGGCGGCCCTGACCAAGGTCACGGGCGACATCGCCCGGATCCCGACCAAGGACCTGCGGACCGCGCAGGCCTTCAACGCCTTCTACTTCACTCCCGCCTTCGGCTCCGAGCCCGGCATCAGCCGGTTCTTCGCCACCCATCCCAGCCTGGAGCAGCGGCTCGACCAGCTGGGCCGGATCTCCGCCGAGCTGGGCGAGGCGACGGCCCCCGGCAAGGCCTGA
- a CDS encoding arsenate reductase family protein gives MEIWINPACSKCRSAISLLDAEGADYTVRRYLDDVPSAAEIREVLTRLGLEPWDITRTQEADAGELGIKDWPRDEGSRERWITALTEHPKLIQRPIITADDGTAVVGRTDEAVRDALSR, from the coding sequence ATGGAGATCTGGATCAATCCGGCGTGTTCGAAGTGCCGCAGCGCGATCAGTCTGCTCGACGCCGAGGGGGCCGACTACACCGTCCGCCGCTACCTGGACGACGTGCCGAGCGCGGCGGAGATCCGCGAGGTGCTCACCCGCCTCGGACTCGAACCCTGGGACATCACCCGCACCCAGGAGGCGGACGCCGGGGAGCTGGGGATCAAGGACTGGCCGCGTGACGAGGGGTCGCGCGAGCGGTGGATCACCGCGCTCACCGAGCACCCCAAGCTGATCCAGCGCCCGATCATCACGGCCGACGACGGAACGGCCGTCGTGGGCCGCACCGACGAGGCGGTCCGGGACGCGCTGTCCCGCTAG
- a CDS encoding sensor histidine kinase: MSIETKSGTRVTQPRTRVHGMASSAVRGLALAFISLPGAVLCFCLTLVSVALVPIGVGIVTTPYVLSGVRAFADRRRLLAAQWGGVRIPRAYRTLPADANPWARTFGMLRDPATWRDLRWLPVDMTAGFVTALLAFALPLYPLEGFVIAAGLWRVLPDGYWYGFVHVTDQTSAFAAAGLGLVLLVAALWLAPLLLHAHFRLTHAMLGSGQGELAERVRVLTETRRDAVDTSAAELRRIERDLHDGAQARLVAMGMDLGTVEALLEKNPAKARELLAQARQSSADALTELRELVRGIHPPVLAERGLGDAVRALALRLPLTVEVAVDLPGRAEAPVESAAYFAVSEVLTNAVKHSGADRIWIDLHHEDGRLRVTVTDNGKGGAVVGKGSGLVGLERRLGTFDGVLAVSSPAGGPTMVTMEIPCALS; the protein is encoded by the coding sequence ATGAGCATCGAGACGAAGAGCGGCACACGGGTGACACAGCCACGAACGCGGGTTCACGGCATGGCGTCGTCGGCCGTCCGCGGACTGGCGTTGGCCTTCATCTCCCTGCCCGGGGCGGTGCTCTGCTTCTGCCTGACCCTCGTGTCCGTCGCCCTCGTCCCGATCGGGGTGGGCATCGTCACCACGCCGTACGTGCTGAGCGGAGTACGGGCCTTCGCGGACCGGCGCCGGCTGCTCGCCGCCCAGTGGGGCGGGGTGCGGATACCGCGGGCGTACCGGACGCTGCCCGCGGACGCCAATCCGTGGGCCCGGACCTTCGGGATGCTCCGTGACCCGGCGACCTGGCGGGACCTTCGCTGGCTGCCGGTCGACATGACTGCGGGCTTCGTCACCGCTCTGCTGGCCTTCGCGCTGCCGCTCTACCCGCTGGAGGGCTTCGTCATCGCGGCCGGGCTGTGGCGGGTGCTGCCCGACGGGTACTGGTACGGCTTCGTCCATGTCACCGACCAGACCTCCGCCTTCGCCGCCGCGGGCCTGGGCCTCGTGCTGCTCGTCGCCGCCCTCTGGCTCGCCCCGCTCCTGCTGCACGCCCACTTCCGGCTCACCCATGCGATGCTCGGCTCCGGCCAGGGCGAACTCGCCGAACGGGTACGCGTACTGACCGAGACGCGGCGCGACGCCGTCGACACCTCCGCCGCCGAGCTGCGCCGCATCGAGCGCGACCTGCACGACGGGGCGCAGGCCCGGCTGGTCGCCATGGGCATGGACCTGGGCACCGTCGAGGCGCTGCTGGAGAAAAACCCGGCGAAGGCCAGGGAGTTGCTCGCGCAGGCCCGCCAGTCCTCGGCCGACGCCCTGACCGAGCTGCGTGAGCTGGTGCGCGGCATCCATCCGCCGGTACTCGCCGAACGCGGGCTGGGCGACGCGGTGCGCGCCCTCGCCCTGCGGCTGCCCCTCACCGTCGAGGTCGCCGTGGACCTGCCCGGCCGCGCCGAGGCACCCGTGGAGTCGGCCGCGTACTTCGCGGTCAGCGAGGTGCTCACCAATGCCGTGAAGCACTCCGGCGCCGACCGGATCTGGATCGACCTGCACCATGAGGACGGCCGGCTGCGCGTCACCGTCACCGACAACGGCAAGGGCGGTGCGGTGGTCGGGAAGGGATCGGGCCTGGTGGGGCTGGAGCGGCGACTCGGTACATTCGACGGCGTCCTGGCCGTCAGCTCGCCCGCGGGCGGCCCCACCATGGTCACCATGGAGATCCCTTGCGCGTTGTCCTAG
- a CDS encoding winged helix DNA-binding domain-containing protein gives MGDGTRHIGTAERRERLALRQRLAGAARAGSPEEVAGSLVALHGTDPSTVYLAVGARLADAAKTVGGTERALYEDGVLVRMHGMRHTVFVFPTELTAVVHASTGRTVAARERSRLVRNMAEAGAPDAAWLAEVEESTLAALSRRGQATAAELARDEPRLKEQFAYAAGKSYEGVHTVSTRLLRVLGVEGKVVRGRPLGSWTSSQFRWAPAPEHPELDTGVAQAELLRRWLEACGPATEDDLKWWTGWRVTEVRRALAAIGAEAVSLDEGTGYVVSGDTGPVAGPDEPWAALLPALDPTAMGWQRRDWYLAPELRPVLFDRSGNIGPTVWWNGRVVGGWAQRPDGEIVWRILDGEGVGGGAEAAIGAEAERLASWVGTTRITPRFRTPLERELSA, from the coding sequence ATGGGCGACGGAACCAGGCACATCGGGACGGCGGAGCGGCGGGAGCGGCTGGCCCTGCGCCAGCGGCTGGCGGGCGCGGCCCGGGCGGGGAGCCCGGAGGAGGTCGCCGGGTCACTGGTCGCGCTGCACGGCACGGACCCCTCGACGGTGTATCTGGCCGTGGGCGCGCGGCTGGCGGACGCCGCGAAGACCGTGGGCGGGACGGAGCGTGCGCTGTACGAGGACGGGGTGCTGGTCCGGATGCACGGCATGCGGCACACCGTGTTCGTGTTCCCTACGGAGCTGACCGCGGTCGTGCACGCCTCCACGGGACGCACCGTCGCCGCCCGGGAGCGGTCCAGGCTGGTCAGGAACATGGCGGAGGCCGGGGCTCCGGACGCGGCCTGGCTGGCGGAGGTCGAGGAGTCGACGCTGGCCGCGCTGTCCCGGCGGGGTCAGGCCACGGCGGCCGAACTGGCTCGCGACGAGCCGCGTCTGAAGGAGCAGTTCGCGTACGCGGCCGGGAAGAGCTACGAGGGTGTGCACACCGTCTCCACCCGCCTGCTGAGGGTGCTGGGCGTGGAGGGCAAGGTGGTCAGGGGCCGCCCGCTGGGGTCGTGGACGTCCAGCCAGTTCCGCTGGGCACCGGCGCCCGAGCATCCCGAGCTGGACACCGGCGTGGCGCAGGCGGAGCTGTTGCGGCGCTGGCTCGAGGCGTGCGGCCCGGCGACCGAGGACGACCTCAAGTGGTGGACCGGGTGGCGGGTGACGGAGGTGCGCCGGGCGCTGGCCGCGATCGGCGCGGAGGCGGTCTCGCTGGACGAGGGCACGGGGTACGTCGTCTCCGGTGACACCGGTCCGGTCGCCGGGCCGGACGAGCCGTGGGCGGCGCTGCTGCCCGCCCTGGACCCGACCGCGATGGGCTGGCAGCGGCGGGACTGGTATCTCGCCCCCGAGCTGCGGCCGGTGCTGTTCGACCGCAGCGGCAACATCGGGCCGACGGTGTGGTGGAACGGCCGCGTCGTCGGCGGCTGGGCCCAGCGGCCCGACGGCGAGATCGTCTGGCGGATCCTGGACGGCGAGGGCGTCGGCGGCGGCGCGGAGGCCGCGATCGGGGCGGAGGCGGAGCGACTGGCGTCCTGGGTGGGCACGACTCGGATCACGCCCCGGTTCCGGACGCCGCTGGAACGGGAGTTGTCGGCGTAG